A window from Vulcanimicrobium alpinum encodes these proteins:
- a CDS encoding CheR family methyltransferase gives MSAKAAPEPGTPAQAGGNGAPSASPAIADLELNLLLEAVYRVSGFDFREYAPATLKRRVAERVRAEGAATTTGLLERVLHDEGAMARFIDALTHNPSSPFREPQFFTAFLERVVPRLRTFPHSRIWVIGSGDDAYALAILLREAEFFQRTRIYATDAGEAAIDRAKAGTFPSDQLEEYDHRYREAGGTRRFADYVDVRDGVAAYKPALREHIVFAQHNLAGDSSFNEFHVVAARNVLSHFNRTLAYRAHQVIYESLVRLGYLGLSAKETLQYTPHQRAYEELDGTERFYRRLR, from the coding sequence TTGTCCGCTAAAGCCGCGCCGGAGCCGGGGACTCCGGCGCAGGCGGGCGGAAACGGCGCGCCGAGCGCGTCGCCGGCGATTGCCGATCTCGAGCTGAACCTTCTGCTCGAGGCGGTCTATCGGGTGTCGGGATTCGACTTTCGCGAGTACGCACCGGCGACGCTGAAGCGGCGCGTCGCCGAGCGGGTGCGCGCGGAGGGGGCGGCGACGACGACCGGGCTGCTCGAGCGGGTGCTGCACGACGAGGGCGCGATGGCGCGCTTCATCGACGCGCTCACGCACAACCCAAGCTCGCCGTTCCGCGAACCGCAGTTCTTCACCGCATTCCTGGAACGCGTCGTGCCCCGCCTGCGCACGTTCCCCCACAGCCGCATCTGGGTGATCGGCTCGGGTGACGACGCCTACGCGCTCGCGATCCTGCTCCGCGAGGCCGAGTTTTTCCAGCGCACGCGCATCTACGCGACGGATGCCGGCGAGGCCGCGATCGACCGCGCCAAGGCCGGGACGTTCCCGAGCGATCAGCTCGAAGAATACGATCACCGCTACCGCGAGGCCGGCGGCACGCGGCGCTTCGCCGACTACGTCGACGTGCGCGACGGCGTCGCCGCGTACAAGCCCGCACTGCGCGAGCACATCGTCTTCGCCCAGCACAACCTCGCCGGCGACTCTTCGTTCAACGAGTTCCACGTCGTCGCCGCGCGCAACGTCCTGAGCCACTTCAATCGCACCCTCGCCTATCGCGCGCATCAAGTGATCTACGAGAGCCTGGTGCGTCTAGGCTACCTCGGCCTCTCCGCCAAAGAGACGCTCCAGTACACGCCGCACCAGCGCGCCTACGAAGAGCTCGACGGCACGGAACGGTTCTACCGCCGCCTGCGCTGA
- the kdpF gene encoding K(+)-transporting ATPase subunit F has product MTADLTVGLLLAIAALAYLTYAMLRPEQF; this is encoded by the coding sequence ATGACCGCCGACCTCACCGTCGGCCTGCTGCTCGCGATCGCCGCGCTCGCGTATCTGACGTACGCGATGTTGCGGCCCGAACAGTTCTGA
- the kdpA gene encoding potassium-transporting ATPase subunit KdpA: protein MTLIGWLQAALVFALVWLCVKPLGTYMAVTFEGGRTWMTPVLGPLERTIYRISRVDAGREMSWKAYAFSVVAFSLVSLVYLYLLLRTQAFLPLNPQGFGNLAPDLAWNTAVSFMTNTNWQFYSGESTLSYLSQMAGLAWHMFVSAGTGIAIAIAFVRGVARANVATIGNFWVDLTRAVLYILLPISVVGALIFAWQGMPQNFSAYTPVKTLEGATQSIPQGPMASMELIKELGTNGGGFVGANSAATWENPNGFTNLLELFCILLIGAALTFTYGRYVKNQRQGWALFAAMSIILALGWTAAYAAEAAGNPIVHALGVSGGNMEGKETRFGIAASALFAVITTATSCGAVNAMHDSFTALGGLIPLVNMQLGEVVFGGVGSGLYGMLAFVVLTVFVAGLMVGRTPEFLGKKIERREVQYAILAILVVPAFSLIPASIASILPAGTATLGNAGPHGFSEILYAYTSGVNNNGSAFGGLGPNAYWNVSMGISMLFGRLAEAIPALALAGALAGKKSIPPTAGTFTTTSPIFVVLLIGVILIVGALTFFPADALGPIVEHLLAAQGKDF from the coding sequence ATGACCCTCATCGGATGGCTGCAGGCCGCCCTCGTCTTTGCGCTCGTGTGGCTGTGCGTCAAGCCGCTCGGCACCTACATGGCGGTGACGTTCGAAGGCGGACGGACGTGGATGACGCCGGTCCTCGGTCCGCTCGAACGCACGATCTACCGCATCTCCCGGGTCGACGCGGGGCGCGAGATGAGCTGGAAGGCGTATGCGTTCAGCGTCGTCGCGTTCAGCCTCGTCAGCCTCGTCTATCTCTACCTGCTGCTGCGAACGCAGGCGTTCTTGCCGCTCAACCCGCAAGGCTTCGGCAACCTCGCGCCCGACCTCGCGTGGAACACCGCCGTGTCGTTCATGACGAACACGAACTGGCAGTTCTATTCCGGCGAGTCGACGCTGAGCTACCTCAGCCAGATGGCGGGGCTCGCGTGGCACATGTTCGTCTCCGCAGGCACCGGGATCGCGATCGCGATCGCGTTCGTTCGCGGCGTCGCGCGCGCGAACGTCGCCACGATCGGCAACTTCTGGGTCGATCTGACTCGCGCGGTGCTGTACATCCTGCTGCCGATCTCGGTGGTGGGTGCGCTGATCTTCGCCTGGCAGGGGATGCCGCAGAACTTCAGCGCGTACACTCCTGTGAAGACGCTCGAGGGCGCAACGCAGTCGATCCCGCAAGGCCCGATGGCTTCGATGGAGCTCATCAAGGAGCTCGGAACGAACGGCGGCGGCTTTGTCGGCGCCAACTCGGCGGCGACCTGGGAGAACCCGAACGGGTTCACCAACCTGCTCGAGCTCTTCTGCATCCTGCTGATCGGCGCGGCGCTCACGTTCACCTACGGGCGCTACGTGAAGAACCAGCGCCAAGGCTGGGCGCTGTTCGCAGCGATGAGCATCATCCTCGCGCTGGGCTGGACCGCCGCGTACGCAGCGGAGGCGGCGGGGAATCCGATCGTCCACGCGCTCGGCGTGAGCGGCGGCAACATGGAAGGGAAAGAGACGCGCTTCGGGATCGCCGCGTCAGCGCTCTTCGCGGTGATCACGACGGCCACGTCGTGTGGTGCGGTCAACGCGATGCATGACTCGTTCACAGCGCTCGGCGGGCTGATCCCACTGGTGAACATGCAGCTCGGCGAGGTGGTCTTCGGCGGCGTCGGCAGCGGGCTCTACGGGATGCTTGCGTTCGTCGTGCTGACCGTGTTCGTCGCCGGCCTCATGGTCGGGCGCACGCCGGAGTTTCTCGGTAAGAAGATCGAGCGGCGCGAAGTGCAGTACGCGATCCTCGCGATACTCGTCGTCCCGGCGTTCTCGCTGATCCCGGCGTCGATCGCGTCGATTCTCCCCGCCGGCACGGCGACGCTCGGCAACGCCGGACCGCACGGCTTCAGCGAGATTCTCTACGCCTACACCTCGGGCGTCAACAACAACGGGAGCGCGTTCGGCGGCCTCGGCCCCAACGCGTACTGGAACGTGTCGATGGGGATCTCGATGCTGTTCGGTCGCCTCGCGGAGGCGATCCCCGCCCTCGCGCTCGCCGGCGCGCTCGCCGGCAAGAAATCGATCCCGCCGACCGCCGGCACCTTCACCACGACCTCGCCGATCTTCGTCGTGCTCCTGATCGGCGTGATCCTGATCGTCGGCGCGCTGACGTTCTTCCCGGCCGACGCGCTCGGCCCGATCGTCGAACACCTGCTGGCGGCGCAAGGAAAGGACTTCTGA
- the kdpB gene encoding potassium-transporting ATPase subunit KdpB, producing MVSPRQRSLFDREIVFPAIRDSFVKLDPRVQLKNPVMFVVEVGAVASLLYASHDVRNGQAGFDVAISLWLWFTVLFANFAEAVAEGRGKAQADFLRRTKSDTYARRLIADGPSSGLGQAREERVISSSLRQGDRIVAETNDIIAADGEIVEGAATVDESAITGESAPVIREAGGDRSSVTGGTRVLSDRIVFVVRANPGESFIDRMISLVEGAKRQKTPNEIALSILLAGLTIIFVIAVATLAPFSLYAGAVPSVVVLIALLVCLIPTTIGGLLSAIGIAGMDRVLQRNVLAMSGRAVEAAGDVDTLLLDKTGTITLGNRQATEIILAAGVDGRDAHRAAYMASLADETPEGRSIVTLAAPLAGIDPSTKGKLPADATIVPFSAYTRMSGVDFPGGPSLRKGAPDAVRAWVASQPSGTMSNELVGDVERIARAGGTPLLLAENNRIIGAIALRDILKPNMKERFDRLRAMGIRTVMITGDNPLTASAIARESGVDDFLAEATPETKMALIKREQTAGRLVAMTGDGTNDAPALAQADVGLAMNSGTQAAKEAGNMVDLDSDPTKLIEVVEVGKQLLMTRGALTTFSIANDVAKYFAILPAMFMTAYPAMDALNIMRLATPASAILSAIIFNAIIIIALIPLALRGVRYRPRGANAVLRENVLVYGLGGIIVPFIGIKAIDLILVALHLTGAHA from the coding sequence ATGGTATCGCCTCGTCAACGTTCGCTGTTCGATCGCGAGATCGTCTTCCCGGCGATCCGGGACTCGTTCGTCAAGCTCGACCCGCGCGTCCAACTCAAGAACCCGGTCATGTTCGTCGTCGAAGTCGGCGCGGTCGCGTCGCTGCTGTACGCGTCTCACGACGTGCGCAACGGCCAGGCCGGCTTCGACGTCGCGATCTCGCTGTGGCTGTGGTTCACGGTGCTCTTCGCGAACTTCGCCGAAGCCGTCGCCGAGGGACGCGGCAAGGCGCAAGCCGACTTTCTGCGCCGCACCAAATCCGACACCTATGCGCGCCGGCTCATCGCAGACGGCCCTTCGAGCGGCTTGGGTCAGGCGCGCGAAGAGCGCGTCATCTCGTCGAGCCTGCGCCAGGGCGATCGGATCGTCGCCGAGACGAACGACATTATCGCCGCCGACGGCGAGATCGTCGAAGGCGCGGCGACCGTCGACGAGTCGGCGATCACGGGTGAGTCGGCCCCGGTGATCCGCGAAGCCGGCGGCGACCGCAGTTCGGTCACCGGCGGGACGCGCGTCCTCTCCGACCGCATCGTCTTCGTCGTCCGCGCGAACCCCGGCGAGTCGTTCATCGACCGGATGATCTCGCTGGTCGAGGGCGCGAAGCGCCAGAAGACGCCCAACGAAATCGCGCTCTCGATCCTGCTGGCCGGCCTGACGATCATCTTCGTCATTGCGGTCGCGACGCTCGCGCCGTTCTCGCTCTATGCGGGCGCCGTCCCCAGCGTCGTGGTGCTGATCGCCCTGCTGGTCTGCCTGATCCCGACGACGATCGGCGGACTGCTCTCTGCGATCGGGATCGCGGGGATGGACCGCGTCCTGCAGCGCAACGTGCTCGCGATGAGCGGGCGCGCCGTCGAAGCCGCGGGCGACGTCGACACGCTGCTCCTCGACAAGACCGGGACGATCACGCTGGGCAACCGCCAAGCCACTGAGATCATCCTCGCCGCCGGCGTCGATGGCCGCGACGCTCATCGCGCCGCATACATGGCGTCGCTCGCCGACGAGACGCCGGAGGGGCGCTCGATCGTCACCCTGGCCGCTCCGCTCGCCGGGATCGACCCGAGCACGAAAGGGAAACTCCCCGCCGATGCGACGATCGTCCCGTTCAGCGCGTACACGCGCATGAGCGGCGTCGACTTCCCCGGCGGCCCGTCGTTGCGCAAGGGCGCGCCCGATGCGGTGCGCGCGTGGGTGGCGTCCCAACCCAGCGGCACCATGTCGAACGAACTCGTCGGCGACGTCGAGCGGATCGCGCGCGCCGGAGGCACGCCGCTGCTGCTCGCCGAGAACAATCGCATCATCGGTGCGATCGCCTTGCGCGACATCCTCAAGCCGAACATGAAGGAACGCTTCGACCGCCTGCGCGCGATGGGGATCCGCACCGTGATGATCACCGGCGACAACCCGCTTACCGCGAGCGCGATCGCGCGCGAATCAGGCGTCGACGACTTCCTCGCCGAAGCGACGCCGGAGACGAAAATGGCGCTGATCAAGCGCGAGCAGACCGCGGGCCGGCTCGTCGCGATGACCGGCGACGGCACCAACGACGCACCGGCGCTCGCGCAAGCCGACGTCGGCCTCGCGATGAACAGCGGGACGCAGGCCGCCAAAGAGGCCGGCAACATGGTCGACCTCGACTCCGATCCCACCAAGCTCATCGAAGTCGTCGAGGTCGGCAAGCAACTGCTGATGACGCGCGGCGCGCTCACGACCTTCTCGATCGCGAACGACGTCGCGAAGTACTTCGCGATCCTGCCCGCGATGTTCATGACTGCGTATCCCGCGATGGACGCGCTCAACATCATGCGGCTCGCCACGCCGGCGAGCGCGATCCTCTCAGCGATCATCTTCAACGCGATCATCATCATCGCGCTGATCCCGCTCGCCCTGCGCGGCGTGCGCTACCGCCCGCGCGGTGCCAACGCCGTGCTTCGCGAGAACGTACTCGTCTACGGGCTCGGCGGCATTATCGTCCCGTTCATCGGGATCAAGGCGATCGACCTGATCCTGGTCGCCTTGCATCTCACCGGAGCGCACGCATGA
- the kdpC gene encoding potassium-transporting ATPase subunit KdpC: MIVTQRHIVTSVLYTIVTVVLLGVLYPVAIWAISVVLFPHQAAGSLITVNGTVIGSELVGQNFSKPTYFHPRPSAAGKGYDPTSTGGTNLGPTSKKLIDATKAAVAALRKENPDATGPIPMDLVTSSGSGIDPDISPEGAYYQAPRVAKARGSTVAAVRALIGAHVTPRTLGILGEPRVNVLELNRALDAQGAPPSK; encoded by the coding sequence ATGATCGTCACGCAACGCCATATCGTGACCTCGGTGCTGTACACGATCGTCACGGTCGTGCTGCTCGGCGTGCTGTATCCGGTCGCGATCTGGGCGATCAGCGTCGTGCTGTTTCCGCATCAGGCCGCGGGTTCGCTGATCACCGTGAACGGCACCGTGATCGGCTCCGAACTCGTCGGCCAAAACTTCAGCAAGCCCACGTATTTTCACCCGCGCCCGTCGGCTGCCGGGAAAGGGTACGATCCGACGTCGACGGGCGGCACCAACCTCGGACCCACGTCGAAGAAACTGATCGACGCGACGAAGGCCGCCGTGGCGGCGCTTCGTAAAGAGAACCCGGATGCGACGGGCCCGATTCCGATGGATCTCGTGACCTCAAGCGGGAGCGGGATCGACCCCGACATCTCGCCCGAGGGCGCGTACTATCAAGCGCCGCGCGTCGCGAAGGCGCGCGGGAGCACCGTCGCGGCCGTGCGCGCGCTGATCGGCGCGCACGTCACTCCTCGTACGCTCGGCATCCTCGGCGAACCGCGCGTGAACGTCCTCGAACTCAATCGCGCGCTTGACGCGCAAGGAGCCCCCCCGTCCAAGTGA
- a CDS encoding HAMP domain-containing sensor histidine kinase yields the protein MRARWIPILSFAMLAVAFVIDVKTPQTLVVAILLDVPIVLSAFAGSRSLTAWLVIAALAANGVAGYLNGVAAGGWDAIGVADRALAALSIALVGWLGTTLQERARTFGRLAAQESRARREAQLAVAVDRIRASLSYEIVLRAIVREAPALFNAPDARWIPEDRGEGMLTATRDRDEVALSAYAVRPEITSIARRAFDDDDVVELRADDPLGGMVLDGIGARAALALPYSDRGEPLGTLLLGFAAPADIDEIARALARAYARSGSAALAQTRLFAQLAERNDALAERGGVIRDLVYALSHDLRTPLAALGLTFRQAKDGLYGPMPGAYLEIVDRSIVATDELQRLAETLLLVARFESGERRPRREPVDVDLLLAEVVGELEPIAAARHVDLQVGDVCGSRIEGDRGDLRRALTNLVANALEHTPAGGTVNVAAHRNGEGIAIDVVDDGPGVAPAARATLFERFAGGEGRRGAGSGLGLYIVRRVAEETGGTARYAPRAPHGSIFSIVVPVRG from the coding sequence GTGCGCGCGCGATGGATTCCAATCCTCTCGTTCGCGATGCTGGCGGTCGCCTTCGTCATCGACGTCAAGACCCCGCAGACGCTGGTTGTCGCGATCCTGCTCGACGTCCCGATCGTGCTCTCGGCGTTCGCCGGCAGCCGCAGTCTTACGGCGTGGCTCGTGATTGCGGCGCTTGCCGCGAACGGTGTCGCCGGATACCTCAACGGCGTCGCCGCCGGAGGGTGGGACGCGATCGGCGTTGCGGACCGCGCCCTCGCCGCGCTCTCGATCGCGCTGGTCGGCTGGCTCGGCACGACGCTCCAGGAACGCGCTCGCACCTTCGGCCGGCTCGCCGCGCAGGAATCGCGCGCACGGCGCGAAGCGCAGCTCGCGGTCGCCGTCGACCGCATCCGCGCGTCGCTCTCGTACGAGATCGTTCTGCGCGCGATCGTCCGCGAGGCACCGGCGCTCTTCAACGCGCCCGACGCCCGCTGGATCCCCGAAGATCGCGGTGAAGGGATGCTGACGGCGACGCGCGACCGCGACGAGGTCGCCCTCAGCGCCTACGCGGTGAGACCGGAGATCACCTCGATCGCGCGTCGCGCGTTCGACGACGACGACGTCGTCGAGCTGCGAGCGGACGATCCGCTCGGGGGCATGGTGCTCGACGGCATCGGCGCACGCGCGGCGCTCGCGCTGCCGTACAGCGATCGCGGCGAGCCGCTCGGGACGCTGCTGCTGGGTTTCGCCGCACCGGCCGACATCGACGAGATCGCACGCGCGCTGGCCCGCGCCTACGCGCGCAGCGGAAGCGCGGCGCTCGCGCAGACGCGTTTGTTTGCGCAGCTTGCCGAGCGCAACGACGCGCTCGCCGAACGCGGCGGGGTGATCCGCGATCTCGTCTACGCGCTCTCACACGATCTGCGCACGCCGCTCGCCGCGCTCGGACTCACGTTCCGGCAAGCGAAAGACGGACTGTACGGACCGATGCCCGGCGCCTATCTCGAGATCGTCGACCGCAGCATCGTCGCCACCGACGAACTGCAGCGGCTCGCGGAGACGCTGCTGCTCGTCGCGCGCTTCGAGTCGGGCGAACGCCGCCCGCGCCGGGAACCGGTCGACGTCGATCTACTGCTTGCCGAGGTGGTCGGCGAACTCGAGCCGATCGCCGCAGCGCGTCACGTCGATCTGCAGGTCGGCGACGTCTGCGGTTCGCGAATCGAAGGCGACCGCGGCGATTTGCGCCGGGCATTGACCAACCTGGTCGCCAACGCCCTCGAACACACGCCGGCCGGCGGGACCGTGAACGTCGCCGCGCACCGCAACGGCGAGGGAATTGCGATCGACGTCGTCGACGACGGGCCCGGCGTCGCGCCCGCGGCGCGCGCAACGCTGTTCGAACGCTTCGCGGGCGGCGAAGGCCGGCGCGGCGCGGGTTCTGGCCTCGGCCTCTACATCGTGCGCCGCGTCGCCGAAGAGACGGGCGGCACCGCGCGCTACGCGCCGCGCGCGCCGCACGGCAGCATCTTCTCGATCGTCGTTCCGGTGCGAGGATGA
- a CDS encoding response regulator: MSETIRAVLVEDHALTRAGMRAALTANGVDVVAETADGVSGEAAIVRERPDVAVVDIGLPGMDGIAVTRAVKAAGIGVRVVVVTMHELDEEVLAALAAGADAYCVKSSDTSIVIDAVRTVAAGGAYFDPRIAHVVLRRFNAAASPQAPSPLTPRELDVLRLIADGLGNVEIAEQLHLGLGTVKGHVRDILEKLSASDRAHAAVTAFRRGLLS; the protein is encoded by the coding sequence ATGAGCGAGACGATTCGCGCGGTGCTCGTCGAGGACCACGCGCTCACGCGCGCGGGCATGCGCGCCGCGCTGACGGCGAACGGCGTCGACGTCGTCGCCGAAACCGCCGACGGCGTCTCGGGCGAGGCGGCGATCGTGCGCGAACGTCCCGATGTCGCCGTCGTCGACATCGGCCTGCCCGGGATGGACGGGATCGCAGTGACGCGCGCCGTGAAGGCGGCCGGGATCGGCGTGCGCGTCGTCGTCGTGACGATGCACGAACTCGACGAGGAAGTGCTCGCGGCGCTCGCCGCCGGCGCCGATGCGTACTGCGTGAAATCGTCGGACACGTCGATCGTCATCGACGCGGTACGCACCGTCGCGGCCGGCGGTGCCTACTTCGATCCGCGCATCGCGCACGTCGTGCTGCGCCGCTTCAATGCGGCAGCGTCGCCGCAGGCACCCTCCCCGCTGACGCCGCGCGAACTCGACGTCCTGCGGCTGATCGCCGACGGCTTAGGCAACGTCGAGATCGCCGAACAGCTTCACCTAGGGCTCGGAACCGTGAAGGGCCACGTCCGCGACATCCTCGAGAAACTCTCCGCCTCGGACCGTGCGCACGCCGCCGTCACCGCGTTTCGGCGTGGGCTTCTGTCCTAG
- a CDS encoding TetR/AcrR family transcriptional regulator → MAYEVIKRVSGRAYRYRVESFRDPETRRVRGRWTYLGRVDPADAGLPPRPPKPSSKERLLEAVARLLTQHDAESLSAGSIAREAGVAYGTFYRYFRDRAHAVRETLLRHGPALGDVAERFALPVGTRGDERGRMESWIRENVAAALRDRGLVRAWHIYSNSDDDVLAARRTAIDAAHDALTGHLERLHAAGIATIASPGFTAYALVALVVAMGRDCAIEGTFPIEKLDGLVALATDLTGLA, encoded by the coding sequence TTGGCCTACGAGGTCATTAAACGCGTCAGCGGCCGCGCGTACCGGTACCGGGTCGAGAGCTTTCGAGACCCGGAGACTCGTCGCGTCCGCGGCCGGTGGACGTACTTGGGCAGGGTCGATCCGGCCGACGCCGGGTTACCCCCGCGACCGCCCAAACCGAGCTCGAAAGAACGCCTGCTTGAAGCCGTCGCGCGCCTGCTGACCCAGCACGACGCCGAATCGCTTTCCGCGGGGTCGATCGCACGCGAGGCGGGCGTCGCTTACGGCACGTTTTACCGCTACTTCCGCGACCGCGCGCACGCCGTGCGCGAGACGCTGCTGCGCCACGGTCCCGCGCTCGGCGACGTCGCGGAGCGCTTCGCGCTGCCCGTCGGGACGCGCGGCGACGAACGCGGCCGGATGGAGTCGTGGATTCGCGAGAACGTCGCGGCGGCGCTGCGCGACCGCGGACTCGTCCGCGCCTGGCACATCTACTCGAACTCCGACGACGACGTGCTCGCGGCGCGGCGCACCGCGATCGACGCCGCGCATGACGCGCTCACCGGGCACCTCGAACGCCTGCATGCCGCCGGGATCGCGACGATCGCATCACCCGGCTTCACCGCGTACGCGCTCGTCGCGCTCGTCGTCGCCATGGGCCGCGACTGCGCGATCGAAGGAACGTTTCCCATCGAAAAACTTGACGGACTCGTCGCGCTCGCAACCGACCTCACCGGCCTCGCATAA
- a CDS encoding S9 family peptidase has translation MQASRSVLVALLCAACSAPSFADATRYRTPPPPIEAALRAPAIPTLTASPNRAWIAERTPLRYPPVADLARPMLRLAGLRIDPATNGIHHASASTALAFVRVADGKHVAVALPPDARVTALVFSPDAAHFAFTNATARGTELWLGTTATGAAHRVAGLAVNDVFPNAVTWMPGGTSLLVRAVDRTGPPLQRSVAAGPAVQETAGGAGPIVTYEDLLADAADEALFTYYAASRLAFVSADGTRVARTAARGIFTRCIPSPRDGALVLTTRVHAPYSYLFPYQRFPLATEIYDVRGSRVATIADRPLADRVPADGVPAGPRDAMWLSSSRAEVAWIEALDGGDPNVTAAERDRIVARAATGGALHELARTAQRVAQISPLHADSRVLVETYDPLTRTNAVAAIDTRSPGSPPRALWSLRARDVYHDPGEPMTIVEPNGASAVLHAGDAIYLRGAGYGPEGQRPFLDRYDLATGTTTRLFRSELAPLESVGWILDDGASSLLTIRQLPADPPNAYVRARAGTLRALTAFGDPQPMLRGVGRRVVTYKRADGVDLSFTLYTPPGWHEGTRLPALLWAYPLEFVDRGTASQNVNSTQTFVNVTAGSPVFFALAGYAVLDNASMPIVGDPKTVNDTYIDQLTADAQAVVDTAVGMGVVDRDRIAVAGHSYGAFMTANLLAHTRLFRAGIACSGAYNRSLTPFGFQNETRTYWEATDLYTAMSPFTYANQLKDPLLLIHGEADDNTGTYPIQSQRFYAAIKGNGGTARLVMLPYEAHGYTGRESVETVLAEMLDWLDRYVKPPKAASAR, from the coding sequence ATGCAGGCGTCCCGTTCCGTTCTCGTTGCGCTGCTGTGCGCCGCGTGCTCCGCGCCGTCGTTCGCCGACGCGACGCGCTACCGTACGCCGCCGCCGCCGATCGAGGCGGCGCTGCGCGCGCCGGCGATCCCCACCCTCACGGCGTCGCCGAATCGCGCCTGGATCGCGGAGCGCACGCCGCTGCGGTATCCGCCGGTCGCCGACCTCGCTCGGCCGATGCTCCGCCTCGCCGGTTTACGGATCGATCCGGCGACCAACGGAATCCACCACGCGTCTGCGTCGACGGCGCTCGCGTTCGTGCGCGTCGCCGACGGGAAGCACGTCGCCGTGGCGCTTCCGCCCGATGCACGCGTCACCGCGCTGGTCTTCTCGCCCGATGCGGCGCACTTCGCCTTCACCAACGCCACCGCGCGCGGGACCGAGCTGTGGCTCGGCACGACCGCGACCGGCGCAGCGCATCGCGTCGCGGGGCTCGCGGTCAACGACGTTTTCCCGAACGCGGTGACGTGGATGCCGGGCGGGACGAGCCTCCTGGTGCGCGCCGTCGACCGCACCGGACCGCCGCTGCAGCGCTCCGTCGCCGCGGGACCGGCGGTGCAGGAGACGGCCGGCGGCGCGGGGCCGATCGTCACGTACGAAGACCTGCTCGCCGACGCCGCCGACGAAGCGCTCTTCACGTACTACGCCGCCTCGCGCCTCGCGTTCGTCTCGGCCGACGGAACGCGCGTCGCGCGCACCGCGGCGCGCGGGATCTTCACCCGGTGCATCCCCTCCCCGCGCGACGGCGCGCTGGTGCTGACGACGCGCGTGCACGCGCCGTACTCGTACCTGTTCCCGTACCAGCGCTTTCCGCTCGCGACCGAGATCTACGACGTGCGGGGCTCGCGCGTCGCGACGATCGCCGATCGGCCGCTCGCGGATCGCGTCCCCGCCGACGGCGTTCCGGCCGGACCGCGCGACGCGATGTGGCTGTCGTCGTCCCGTGCAGAGGTCGCATGGATCGAAGCGCTCGACGGCGGCGATCCAAACGTGACCGCGGCGGAACGCGACCGCATCGTCGCGCGCGCCGCGACGGGCGGCGCACTGCACGAGCTGGCGCGCACCGCGCAGCGCGTCGCGCAGATCTCACCGCTGCACGCGGATTCACGTGTGCTCGTCGAAACCTACGATCCGCTGACCCGTACGAACGCGGTCGCCGCGATCGATACGCGCAGCCCGGGGTCGCCGCCGCGTGCGCTCTGGTCGCTGCGCGCCCGCGACGTATATCACGATCCCGGCGAGCCAATGACGATCGTCGAACCCAACGGCGCGAGCGCGGTGCTGCACGCCGGCGACGCGATCTACCTGCGCGGCGCGGGCTACGGTCCCGAGGGACAGCGGCCGTTTCTCGACCGCTACGATCTCGCGACCGGCACGACGACGCGGCTGTTTCGCTCGGAGCTCGCGCCGCTCGAATCGGTCGGCTGGATCCTCGACGACGGCGCGTCATCGCTGCTGACGATCCGGCAATTGCCGGCCGATCCGCCCAACGCCTACGTGCGCGCGCGCGCCGGGACGCTGCGCGCGCTCACTGCGTTCGGCGATCCGCAGCCGATGCTGCGGGGCGTCGGCCGCCGCGTCGTGACGTACAAGCGCGCCGACGGCGTCGACCTCTCGTTCACGCTCTACACGCCGCCCGGCTGGCACGAGGGGACGCGGCTCCCGGCGCTGTTGTGGGCGTATCCGCTCGAGTTCGTCGACCGCGGTACCGCGTCGCAGAACGTCAACTCGACGCAGACGTTCGTCAACGTTACCGCCGGTTCGCCCGTGTTCTTCGCGCTCGCGGGATACGCCGTGCTCGACAACGCATCGATGCCGATCGTCGGCGATCCCAAAACCGTCAACGACACCTACATCGACCAGCTCACCGCCGACGCGCAGGCGGTGGTCGACACGGCGGTCGGGATGGGCGTCGTCGATCGCGACCGCATCGCGGTCGCCGGCCACTCCTACGGGGCCTTCATGACCGCGAACCTGCTCGCGCATACGCGCCTGTTCCGCGCCGGGATCGCGTGCAGCGGCGCGTACAACCGCAGCCTCACGCCGTTCGGCTTTCAGAACGAGACGCGCACGTATTGGGAGGCAACGGATCTCTACACGGCGATGTCGCCGTTCACGTACGCGAACCAGCTCAAGGATCCGCTGCTGCTGATTCACGGCGAGGCCGACGACAACACGGGCACCTATCCGATCCAGTCGCAGCGGTTCTACGCGGCGATCAAGGGCAACGGCGGGACGGCGCGTCTGGTGATGCTGCCCTACGAGGCGCACGGATACACCGGCCGCGAGTCCGTCGAGACGGTGCTCGCCGAGATGCTCGACTGGCTCGACCGTTACGTCAAGCCGCCGAAGGCGGCGTCAGCGCGCTGA